In a single window of the Jaculus jaculus isolate mJacJac1 chromosome 9, mJacJac1.mat.Y.cur, whole genome shotgun sequence genome:
- the Cbx1 gene encoding chromobox protein homolog 1: MGKKQNKKKVEEVLEEEEEEYVVEKVLDRRVVKGKVEYLLKWKGFSDEDNTWEPEENLDCPDLIAEFLQSQKTAHETDKSEGGKRKADSDSEDKGEESKPKKKKEESEKPRGFARGLEPERIIGATDSSGELMFLMKWKNSDEADLVPAKEANVKCPQVVISFYEERLTWHSYPSEDDDKKDDKN; this comes from the exons ATggggaagaaacaaaacaagaagaaagtggaggaagtgcttgaagaagaggaagaggaatatGTGGTGGAAAAAGTTCTTGATCGACGAGTTGTCAAGGGAAAAGTAGAATATCTTCTAAAGTGGAAGGGTTTTTCAGA TGAGGACAATACGTGGGAGCCAGAAGAGAACCTGGATTGCCCTGACCTGATTGCTGAGTTTCTACAGTCACAGAAAACAGCACATGAGACAGATAAATCAGAGGGAGGCAAGCGAAAAGCCGACTCTGATTCTGAAGATAAGGGAGAGGAGagcaaaccaaagaagaaaaaagaagag TCAGAAAAGCCACGAGGCTTTGCCCGAGGTTTGGAGCCAGAGCGGATTATTGGAGCTACAGACTCCAGTGGAGAGCTCATGTTCCTGATGAAATG GAAAAACTCTGATGAGGCTGACCTGGTCCCTGCCAAGGAAGCCAATGTCAAGTGCCCACAGGTTGTCATATCCTTCTATGAGGAAAGGCTGACGTGGCATTCCTACCCCTCAGAGGATGATGACAAAAAAGACGACAAGAATTAA